A genomic region of Oryza glaberrima chromosome 1, OglaRS2, whole genome shotgun sequence contains the following coding sequences:
- the LOC127760659 gene encoding uncharacterized protein LOC127760659 translates to MIEYSHPVVSPNACRLYFKCTFSRERSCAAKKQVQQRDAGEPPMFLVTYLNEHTCQQPQAVPGTPNTAGSSPTTTSRQRQSSSSPPAEMLDLTMNGAGLFSRLLLPHAVGGGGSAAEEEAAIVTCLAAVISGGGAAAAPPPLIWPTSAPEAAFVASAAGHSPSAADESVADEAAAAQMADMDYCFGQYDQSTFGAAAAADHRVLIGDDGDVQRVVAARIADTVWPRYTRDTSAWETAGTSSMRGSID, encoded by the coding sequence ATGATAGAGTACTCTCATCCCGTCGTGTCACCTAACGCATGCAGGTTGTACTTCAAGTGCACGTTCAGCCGCGAGCGGAGTTGCGCGGCGAAGAAGCAAGTGCAGCAGCGggacgccggcgagccgccCATGTTCCTTGTCACCTACCTCAACGAGCACACGTGCCAGCAGCCGCAAGCTGTTCCCGGCACGCCCAACACTGCAGGtagctcgccgacgacgacgagccggcaACGACAgtcgtcctcctccccgccggcggaAATGTTGGACCTGACGATGAACGGCGCCGGCCTCTTTAGCCGTCTTCTTTTACCccacgccgtcggcggcggcggcagcgccgccgaaGAGGAGGCCGCCATCGTCACGTGCCTCGCGGCGGTCATCagcggaggaggcgccgccgccgctccgccgccgttgATCTGGCCGACATCGGCCCCAGAGGCGGCGTTCGTGGCGTCCGCGGCGGGACACTCGCCGAGCGCCGCGGACGAGAGCgtggcggacgaggcggcggcggcgcagatggCCGACATGGACTACTGTTTCGGCCAGTACGATCAGTCAACGTTCggggcggcagcagcagcggatcACCGTGTGTTGatcggtgacgacggcgacgtgcaGCGCGTCGTCGCGGCGCGGATCGCGGACACGGTGTGGCCGCGGTACACGCGCGACACGAGTGCATGGGAGACTGCTGGTACGTCGTCGATGAgaggatcgatcgattga
- the LOC127760660 gene encoding uncharacterized protein LOC127760660 produces MAFGQDTIEQLYRELAGGRRLSAKLQALLEGPLDSRGQKEAVDVSRELGRVFMVSLYMLKPCSNSSRRPEGVTRTAPETRTDDSICLHTPARVKRVRSEEVLVRNGREEVVTRTEIITPSPYKDGYQWRKYGQKNIQDSNYLRWVECSFYFLLVSLEYAWYFTNFN; encoded by the exons ATGGCATTTGGTCAAGATACCATAGAGCAGCTGTaccgggagctcgccggcggccgccgcctcagcGCCAAGCTCCAGGCGCTGCTCGAAGGCCCCCTCGATAGCCGCGGCCAGAAGGAGGCCGTCGATGTTAGCAGAGAGCTCGGGCGAGTGTTCATGGTGTCTCTCTACATGCTGAAGCcttgcagcaacagcagcagacgACCGGAAGGAGTGACCAGGAcggcgccggagacgaggaCTGACGATAGCATTTGCTTGCACACTCCGGCGAGGGTTAAACGCGTTAG GAGTGAAGAGGTTCTTGTCAGAAATGGCAGAGAAGAGGTGGTTACGAGGACGGAGATTATTACACCTTCCCCGTACAAGGATGGCTACCAGTGGAGAAAATACGGGCAAAAGAACATTCAGGACAGCAATTATCTAAGGTgggtagagtgtagtttctactTTCTACTTGTTTCGCTAGAATATGCATGGTACTTTACCAATTTTAACTAA